In one Sporomusa sphaeroides DSM 2875 genomic region, the following are encoded:
- a CDS encoding radical SAM/SPASM domain-containing protein — MVRMLILSLTGACNFACKYCYAHEHPPELMDAATGIAAVEMAAADGQAFILQFTGGEPLLNFPVMQEIIRHVRENGLPAILQLQTNASLLTREMAAVLKAGQVGIGISLDGRPDVNDRQRCLPDGQGTCRQILQGAGQLAAQGMAAGITCVVTNENVKNLAGIVEMAYYLGNVRRIGFDLLRSQGKGGAVTPPSSAAVWQGVKEALETAERMAKQTGISLLFSQVERVDTLSRKQMPGFGHCHAMNGEAAFVDAQGNLYACASLAGNPDFCLGHVTTGLDKARQKKVASLIQEGMSFCRHCPSFSLCGGACFARWYGAGCGNQGYAAECALKQVAIEWYLAHQGKGQSGHESCVTACRC, encoded by the coding sequence ATGGTGAGAATGCTAATATTGAGCCTGACAGGTGCATGTAATTTTGCCTGCAAGTATTGTTATGCCCACGAACATCCGCCGGAACTAATGGATGCCGCCACCGGGATTGCTGCCGTGGAAATGGCGGCAGCGGACGGCCAGGCCTTTATCCTGCAATTCACCGGCGGCGAGCCGTTGCTAAACTTTCCGGTAATGCAAGAGATTATCCGTCATGTACGGGAAAATGGCCTGCCTGCCATCCTGCAGCTGCAGACAAATGCCTCGTTGCTGACCCGGGAAATGGCGGCTGTGCTGAAAGCCGGTCAGGTAGGTATCGGCATCAGCCTTGACGGGCGGCCGGATGTCAACGACAGGCAGCGCTGCCTGCCTGACGGTCAGGGAACCTGCCGCCAGATTTTACAAGGTGCCGGCCAGTTAGCTGCCCAGGGGATGGCTGCAGGTATAACCTGTGTTGTTACCAATGAAAACGTGAAAAATTTGGCCGGTATTGTAGAAATGGCTTATTACCTGGGAAATGTACGGCGGATTGGCTTTGATCTCTTACGTTCCCAGGGTAAGGGCGGTGCGGTTACCCCGCCTTCGTCGGCTGCCGTATGGCAGGGAGTAAAAGAAGCCCTGGAGACAGCGGAACGTATGGCTAAACAGACCGGCATATCCCTGCTCTTTTCTCAGGTTGAACGGGTGGACACGCTGTCCAGGAAACAGATGCCGGGGTTTGGTCACTGTCATGCCATGAACGGCGAAGCAGCTTTTGTCGATGCACAGGGAAATTTGTATGCCTGCGCATCGCTGGCCGGCAATCCAGATTTCTGTCTGGGACATGTAACAACAGGATTGGATAAGGCCAGACAGAAAAAAGTTGCGTCTTTGATTCAGGAAGGAATGAGTTTTTGCCGGCACTGCCCCTCATTTTCCTTGTGCGGCGGTGCGTGCTTTGCCCGCTGGTACGGGGCAGGCTGCGGCAATCAGGGGTATGCCGCCGAGTGTGCGTTAAAACAGGTGGCTATCGAGTGGTATCTGGCACATCAGGGAAAGGGGCAAAGTGGTCATGAAAGTTGCGTTACTGCATGTAGATGTTAG
- a CDS encoding amino acid ABC transporter permease encodes MISDLFAPEILLFLADGLLITLEIALFSIVLSLLLGIVLGVARFSGHRIFAPVAAVYVETVRNTPTLLFILGFRFMTNLPPVQAGIAAMTVFTSAIVAEIVRGGLNSIPQGQWEAGKSQGFSYVQILRHIVLPQALKNVIPPLVSQGTTVIKDTSFVWAVGIEELTGKGMIIMGKYGTTAQVFTLFAMIAATYFILNFALSSYARSLQRRLMLSNS; translated from the coding sequence ATGATCAGTGATCTCTTTGCACCGGAAATACTCTTGTTCCTGGCTGACGGCCTGCTAATCACGCTGGAGATTGCGCTTTTTTCCATCGTACTCAGCCTACTGTTGGGCATCGTTCTGGGGGTAGCCCGCTTTTCCGGTCACCGCATCTTTGCTCCGGTTGCGGCTGTATATGTTGAAACCGTGCGGAATACACCGACACTGCTCTTTATTCTCGGCTTCAGATTTATGACCAACTTGCCGCCGGTACAGGCAGGAATAGCAGCGATGACGGTATTTACCTCAGCCATTGTTGCCGAAATAGTCCGCGGCGGTTTGAACTCCATCCCGCAGGGACAGTGGGAGGCCGGCAAGTCTCAGGGCTTTAGCTATGTGCAGATACTCCGGCATATCGTGCTGCCGCAGGCGCTGAAAAATGTCATTCCGCCCCTTGTCTCTCAGGGAACAACGGTTATTAAGGATACTTCCTTTGTCTGGGCGGTAGGTATTGAAGAATTGACCGGCAAGGGCATGATTATTATGGGCAAATATGGTACAACCGCTCAGGTATTTACGCTGTTTGCCATGATCGCTGCCACATATTTCATACTCAACTTTGCCTTGTCGTCCTATGCACGCTCCCTGCAGCGCCGGCTGATGCTGAGCAATTCTTAA
- a CDS encoding amino acid ABC transporter permease, which produces MNGPFADYKWAALARDWAVFGEGFAHTILVSAFALLLALALGVVFGVLGSSKYKPFQAITRVYVEIIQNTPLVIQVFFLYHGLPHAGIMLPVFAVGVLGVGIYHGAYIAEVVRAGILAVPRGQLEAAYSQGFSFWGAMRYIILPQAKRLTFPPLTNQAVSLIKNTSVLAMVAGGELMYQADSWSSTNLYYGPAYVATGLLYISLCLPLAAYARKLERQTEVSRA; this is translated from the coding sequence GTGAATGGACCTTTTGCGGACTATAAGTGGGCCGCTTTAGCCCGCGATTGGGCCGTATTTGGGGAAGGCTTTGCCCATACCATACTGGTATCCGCTTTCGCCCTGTTGTTAGCATTGGCACTTGGTGTCGTGTTTGGTGTACTGGGCAGTTCAAAGTACAAGCCATTCCAGGCTATTACCAGGGTGTATGTGGAGATCATTCAGAATACCCCGTTAGTCATCCAGGTTTTCTTTCTTTATCACGGGTTGCCACATGCCGGGATTATGCTGCCGGTCTTTGCAGTGGGTGTCCTGGGGGTCGGCATTTACCATGGCGCCTACATAGCCGAAGTAGTGCGTGCCGGTATCCTGGCCGTCCCTCGCGGACAGTTGGAAGCCGCTTACTCGCAGGGTTTTTCTTTTTGGGGTGCCATGCGGTATATTATTCTTCCCCAGGCAAAACGGCTGACCTTTCCGCCACTGACCAATCAAGCCGTAAGTCTTATCAAAAACACCTCCGTACTGGCCATGGTGGCTGGTGGAGAGCTCATGTACCAGGCTGATTCCTGGTCCTCTACCAACCTGTACTACGGTCCTGCGTATGTGGCAACAGGCCTGTTGTATATTAGCCTTTGCCTGCCCTTGGCCGCCTATGCCCGAAAATTGGAACGCCAGACGGAGGTGAGCCGCGCATGA
- a CDS encoding transporter substrate-binding domain-containing protein, whose product MKRFNTFLLCVVIMLGLLAVGCGANKPAQSPQAADTAAEIKTIKDRGVLKVGVKVDVPKFGFKDPQTNKIDGLEIDIARAVAQKILGDPSKIEVQGVTAKTRGPLLDNGEVDLVIATFTITPERKQSYNFSEPYFKDGVSMMVKKNSGLQSVKDMNGKKIGVAQSATSRKALQEEADKAGVKVQFLEFGTYPEIKTALDSGRIDVFSVDGSILAGYLDDSTIILNERFAPQEYGVASKKSNTALAKAVDEVIADMEKSGELAKLVQKWGIK is encoded by the coding sequence GTGAAACGGTTTAATACTTTCCTATTGTGTGTTGTGATCATGTTAGGACTTTTAGCAGTTGGATGCGGCGCCAATAAGCCGGCACAAAGCCCACAGGCGGCTGATACAGCAGCTGAGATTAAAACTATTAAGGATCGCGGTGTTCTTAAAGTCGGAGTCAAAGTTGACGTACCAAAGTTTGGGTTTAAAGACCCGCAGACCAATAAAATTGACGGTTTGGAAATTGACATTGCCCGGGCAGTTGCCCAGAAAATTCTGGGTGATCCCAGCAAGATCGAGGTACAGGGCGTAACTGCCAAAACCCGTGGGCCTTTGCTTGATAATGGTGAAGTTGACTTGGTTATTGCTACATTCACTATTACCCCGGAACGCAAACAAAGCTATAATTTTTCCGAACCATATTTTAAAGATGGTGTTTCCATGATGGTAAAGAAAAACTCCGGTTTGCAATCAGTTAAAGATATGAATGGCAAAAAAATTGGTGTGGCACAAAGTGCCACCAGTCGTAAAGCACTGCAGGAAGAAGCCGATAAAGCCGGCGTAAAAGTACAATTTCTTGAGTTTGGCACATATCCGGAAATTAAAACAGCCCTTGACTCCGGCCGCATTGATGTTTTCTCCGTTGACGGCTCCATCCTGGCCGGTTATCTTGATGACAGCACCATCATTTTAAATGAACGGTTTGCACCGCAGGAATATGGTGTAGCTTCTAAGAAATCCAATACCGCTTTGGCCAAAGCGGTAGATGAAGTAATTGCAGACATGGAAAAAAGCGGTGAATTAGCTAAACTAGTTCAGAAATGGGGTATTAAGTAG
- a CDS encoding amino acid ABC transporter ATP-binding protein: MIVLEGVQKHFGVNHVLKDIDLTVAAGEKVVVIGPSGSGKSTLIRSMNLLETPSGGKIIVDGVDLTSPDAEVEKVRESVAMVFQQFNLYPHKTVLENLTLAPILIKKVPKAEAEETGLAFLERVGLKDKANAYPAQLSGGQQQRVAIARALSMKPRVMLFDEPTSALDPEMIQEVLDVMVDLAKEGITMVVVTHEMGFARQVADRVIFMDGGRIIEEGTPEHFFVNPESDRTKLFLSKILRSH; encoded by the coding sequence TTGATTGTATTGGAAGGAGTACAAAAACATTTTGGAGTTAATCATGTCCTTAAAGACATTGATTTAACAGTGGCTGCAGGTGAAAAAGTGGTAGTAATTGGTCCAAGCGGTTCCGGCAAAAGTACACTGATTCGCTCTATGAACCTTCTTGAAACACCATCGGGTGGCAAAATTATTGTAGATGGAGTAGACCTGACATCACCAGACGCAGAGGTTGAAAAAGTCAGAGAGTCAGTGGCAATGGTTTTTCAGCAATTCAACCTTTATCCCCATAAGACAGTCCTGGAAAACCTGACGCTGGCGCCAATCCTAATAAAAAAAGTACCTAAAGCTGAGGCAGAGGAAACAGGCCTGGCATTCTTAGAGCGGGTTGGTCTTAAGGATAAAGCCAATGCTTATCCGGCTCAACTGTCAGGCGGACAGCAGCAACGGGTGGCCATCGCCCGGGCACTGAGCATGAAGCCCCGGGTTATGCTCTTTGACGAACCGACCTCGGCACTTGATCCTGAGATGATCCAGGAAGTATTGGACGTCATGGTAGATCTGGCCAAAGAGGGTATTACCATGGTAGTAGTAACCCACGAAATGGGATTTGCCAGACAAGTAGCCGACCGTGTGATATTCATGGACGGAGGCCGGATTATTGAAGAAGGTACGCCTGAACACTTCTTTGTTAATCCTGAAAGTGACAGGACCAAATTGTTTTTAAGCAAGATCCTTCGTTCTCATTGA
- a CDS encoding carbon-nitrogen hydrolase family protein gives MKVALLHVDVSGGPERRNLELLAESIRLAAEAGAKWIVTPEMAVQGYFFACEREIKPIVVPIQPSPAVKPLQQLAAEKEITLFLGCAEKDEKTSRYYNSCLVIGADGRVLGRHRKKHAHSGVSEGWATKGKHLEPVACGDIQTGILVCSDSWYESNAVTLAEKGAEVIIVPAAWPPNSCGGPPENAWKKASAASGRALWVCNQTGKQPRLDFSEAQSTVITEGEMQMVYSGKPAVLLFEWDFARQCAASEAFTVVPL, from the coding sequence ATGAAAGTTGCGTTACTGCATGTAGATGTTAGCGGCGGACCGGAGCGCCGCAACCTGGAACTGCTGGCAGAAAGTATCCGTCTGGCGGCAGAAGCCGGAGCGAAATGGATCGTTACACCGGAGATGGCTGTACAAGGCTATTTCTTTGCCTGCGAACGGGAAATCAAACCCATTGTGGTGCCCATTCAGCCGTCGCCGGCAGTGAAACCGCTGCAACAGCTGGCAGCCGAAAAAGAAATTACGCTGTTTCTCGGCTGCGCCGAAAAGGATGAAAAAACCAGCAGGTATTATAATAGCTGTCTGGTCATTGGCGCTGACGGCCGGGTGCTGGGCCGTCACCGGAAAAAACACGCTCATAGCGGGGTGTCTGAAGGCTGGGCCACCAAAGGGAAGCACCTGGAGCCGGTGGCTTGCGGTGATATTCAGACAGGAATATTAGTTTGTTCTGATTCCTGGTATGAAAGCAATGCCGTAACTTTGGCCGAAAAAGGCGCGGAAGTGATTATTGTGCCGGCCGCCTGGCCCCCCAACAGCTGCGGCGGCCCGCCGGAAAATGCCTGGAAAAAAGCCTCGGCTGCCAGTGGACGGGCATTGTGGGTATGCAACCAGACCGGGAAGCAGCCGCGTTTGGACTTTAGCGAGGCCCAAAGTACGGTTATCACCGAGGGCGAGATGCAAATGGTTTATAGCGGCAAGCCGGCGGTATTATTATTTGAATGGGATTTTGCCAGACAGTGCGCTGCCAGCGAGGCATTTACCGTGGTGCCGCTGTGA
- a CDS encoding adenosylcobinamide amidohydrolase, with translation MRLYTLATGDQVYRYYKSIVIPFEGPRKVASTAIVNGGYREDLTAVFNNDVNPGAGMACTMRAPTYQEHMRIITEEIGLDPLTTAGMGTAASMENAAIKTECYENLTVTAIVTGGVEVNGGRVGDPADYFQPLAKSMVEKPGTINIILVIDADLPPGMLNRAMVTCTEAKTAALQELMAGSNYSTGLATGSGTDQTIVIANPVSPLYLESAGKHSKLGELIGRTVLPAVKEALYKQTGLSPSLQHSMLARFKRYGIKEESLWQAYAAANEKPVMKAKFLAALYQLDGDNQLVTYAALYVHLLDQLSWQLLSGEEVCQAANELLAALAGKLDVTAPVVEGNDTCACLEAWTALVVAATGLDVAH, from the coding sequence ATGAGACTTTATACATTAGCTACCGGTGACCAGGTTTACCGGTACTATAAAAGTATAGTGATACCCTTTGAAGGGCCGCGCAAGGTGGCAAGCACCGCCATTGTCAATGGTGGTTACCGGGAGGATTTGACGGCTGTTTTCAACAATGATGTGAATCCGGGTGCCGGGATGGCCTGCACCATGCGTGCCCCCACCTACCAGGAGCATATGCGGATCATTACTGAGGAAATCGGCCTTGATCCGCTTACCACCGCCGGGATGGGGACAGCGGCTTCCATGGAAAATGCAGCGATAAAGACAGAATGCTATGAAAATCTGACGGTGACTGCCATTGTTACCGGCGGGGTTGAGGTCAATGGCGGCCGGGTCGGTGATCCGGCAGATTATTTTCAGCCGTTGGCCAAAAGTATGGTGGAAAAACCCGGTACCATTAACATTATTTTGGTCATTGACGCCGATTTGCCGCCAGGCATGTTAAACAGGGCTATGGTTACTTGTACGGAGGCCAAGACGGCTGCCCTCCAGGAACTCATGGCCGGCAGCAATTACTCGACAGGCCTGGCTACCGGTTCCGGCACCGACCAGACCATTGTTATTGCCAACCCTGTTTCACCACTATACCTGGAAAGCGCCGGCAAGCATTCCAAACTGGGGGAATTGATCGGCAGGACCGTATTGCCGGCAGTCAAAGAAGCCTTATATAAGCAGACCGGGCTGTCGCCAAGCCTGCAACATAGTATGCTGGCCCGGTTCAAACGCTATGGCATTAAAGAGGAAAGCCTGTGGCAGGCCTATGCGGCTGCTAACGAAAAACCGGTAATGAAGGCCAAGTTTTTGGCTGCACTATACCAACTGGACGGCGACAATCAGCTGGTGACCTATGCTGCTTTATATGTGCATCTCCTGGATCAATTATCCTGGCAGCTACTGTCAGGCGAGGAGGTTTGTCAGGCTGCCAATGAACTGCTGGCTGCCCTTGCGGGTAAGCTTGACGTTACGGCACCGGTAGTTGAGGGGAACGATACCTGTGCCTGTCTGGAGGCCTGGACAGCTTTGGTGGTAGCTGCGACAGGTTTAGATGTTGCCCATTAG
- a CDS encoding OmpH family outer membrane protein, with translation MFSPFWNGFLVGAVLFSMIGVAAGIFVVALCQASAKGNGTNDNNKCKQGEIVLAENTSLLKMQKKSLILFTLVLFLTGAFCLLQSGTGEAAKKKAAAPVGIVNYNVLLDQHPDMAKAIEELKRENEQAQQEFESKSSGLSDKEKQDLDRQLRQRLELKQQELLNAIAVQIDAVIKEIADAQGLSAVVDQEATIYGGKDITNDVLKKIQKR, from the coding sequence ATGTTTAGTCCGTTTTGGAACGGGTTTCTGGTCGGGGCGGTTTTATTTTCCATGATCGGGGTGGCGGCCGGGATTTTTGTTGTCGCATTATGCCAGGCTTCAGCAAAAGGAAATGGCACAAATGACAATAATAAATGTAAGCAGGGGGAGATTGTTTTGGCGGAAAACACCAGCCTATTGAAGATGCAAAAAAAGTCACTGATACTATTTACCTTGGTTTTGTTTTTGACAGGTGCCTTTTGTCTGTTGCAATCCGGTACAGGTGAGGCGGCCAAGAAAAAAGCGGCAGCTCCCGTCGGGATTGTAAATTATAATGTTTTATTAGACCAGCACCCGGATATGGCTAAAGCCATTGAAGAACTTAAACGGGAAAATGAGCAGGCTCAACAGGAATTTGAAAGCAAATCGTCCGGCTTGAGTGATAAAGAAAAACAGGACCTGGACCGGCAGCTGCGGCAAAGGCTGGAATTAAAGCAGCAAGAGCTATTGAACGCTATTGCTGTCCAAATTGATGCTGTCATCAAGGAGATAGCCGATGCCCAGGGATTAAGTGCCGTAGTAGACCAGGAGGCGACTATCTATGGCGGCAAAGATATCACTAATGATGTATTAAAGAAAATCCAGAAAAGGTAA
- a CDS encoding coiled-coil domain-containing protein, with product MSADRFDHLEKMLAQLIHMVGHNNAITEELCQRMDRLETKVDNLETRMDSLEAKVNSLEAKVNSLDAKVNSLEAKLNSLDAKVNGLETQVNSGFEGLTGMVHLLGKKMEAIPRIEAKMDVLNERVFEQEADINMLKRAK from the coding sequence ATGAGCGCAGACAGGTTTGATCATCTGGAAAAAATGCTGGCGCAGCTTATTCACATGGTAGGGCACAACAATGCAATTACTGAAGAGCTGTGTCAACGGATGGACCGTTTGGAAACCAAGGTAGATAATCTGGAAACCAGGATGGACAGCCTGGAGGCGAAAGTAAATAGCCTGGAGGCAAAAGTAAATAGTCTGGACGCAAAGGTAAATAGCCTGGAGGCAAAACTAAATAGTCTGGACGCCAAAGTAAACGGTCTGGAAACCCAAGTTAATAGCGGCTTCGAGGGGCTTACCGGCATGGTTCATCTCCTGGGCAAAAAAATGGAGGCCATACCGCGCATTGAAGCTAAAATGGACGTCTTAAACGAGCGTGTGTTTGAGCAGGAAGCTGATATTAATATGCTGAAACGCGCTAAGTGA
- a CDS encoding ABC transporter substrate-binding protein yields the protein MKKIVGLLLMFVFMMTGCSSEKTAGPAKKDEVVISVGVNMTAGGYDPIAGYGVWGPDIFHSKLLKYNVKSELETDLATAYEISKDGLMYTYHLRQDAKFADGTPLTAKDVVFTYTKAKDSGSAADLTMLAGVKAVDDYTVVFTLNKPWSVFTSTTATIGIISQAAYNEKYGDNPLASGPWKVAQFQKDQQLILVPNEHYYGQKPKLKKVTILKLDEEAALAAAKSGQLDLVLVETEFAKTKVAGMHLAELETVTGLVINLPMVKEATTADGKVIGNNVTSDWAIRKALNIGIDRKLIVQNAFNGIGDPAYGWSAALPWGNAQAAFADNQVEEAKKILTDAGWIDTDGDGIREKNGLKAEFVVTGRSNDLQRYNTVVAVAADAKKLGINIIPKAAPWNECRLAQATPTCWVFGSHNPMDVYRYYHSSQMGKGVIGNPSSYANPKVDMYIDQALAATSSDKVDEYWRLAQWDGTTGMKEDYPYLWIANTRLTYFIKDGLDIGKQRVHVRSQGIPVVENLAEWSWQ from the coding sequence ATGAAAAAAATTGTTGGGCTGTTGCTTATGTTTGTCTTTATGATGACAGGCTGTTCGTCTGAAAAAACGGCAGGACCGGCCAAAAAGGATGAGGTTGTAATTTCAGTTGGCGTGAATATGACGGCAGGAGGCTATGACCCTATTGCCGGCTATGGTGTTTGGGGACCGGATATTTTTCACAGTAAACTGCTGAAATATAATGTAAAGAGCGAACTGGAAACAGATTTGGCAACCGCATATGAGATCAGTAAAGACGGTCTGATGTATACCTATCATTTGCGCCAGGACGCCAAATTTGCTGACGGTACGCCGTTGACTGCCAAGGATGTGGTTTTCACCTATACAAAAGCAAAAGACAGTGGTTCTGCCGCTGATCTGACCATGCTGGCCGGCGTCAAAGCGGTGGACGACTATACGGTTGTTTTTACTCTTAATAAACCCTGGTCGGTATTTACCTCAACCACTGCCACCATAGGGATTATCTCTCAGGCTGCCTACAATGAGAAATACGGGGACAATCCGCTGGCATCCGGTCCGTGGAAAGTGGCTCAATTTCAAAAAGATCAGCAGCTGATATTGGTGCCCAATGAACATTATTACGGCCAAAAGCCGAAGTTGAAAAAAGTAACTATCTTGAAGCTGGATGAAGAAGCCGCGCTGGCTGCGGCAAAATCAGGCCAACTCGATCTGGTCCTGGTTGAAACGGAATTTGCCAAAACAAAAGTGGCAGGCATGCATTTGGCAGAGCTTGAGACTGTTACCGGTCTGGTGATTAACCTGCCGATGGTGAAAGAAGCAACAACCGCTGATGGCAAAGTAATTGGCAATAATGTTACCAGCGATTGGGCTATTCGCAAGGCATTGAATATTGGCATTGACCGCAAGCTGATTGTTCAAAATGCATTTAATGGAATCGGGGACCCGGCCTATGGCTGGTCGGCCGCCCTGCCTTGGGGCAATGCTCAGGCGGCCTTTGCCGACAATCAGGTTGAAGAAGCCAAAAAAATTCTTACAGATGCCGGCTGGATTGATACCGATGGCGACGGCATCCGGGAGAAAAACGGTCTTAAGGCCGAGTTTGTAGTTACCGGACGGAGTAATGATCTGCAACGGTATAATACCGTTGTCGCCGTTGCGGCAGATGCCAAAAAACTTGGGATTAATATTATTCCCAAAGCAGCTCCCTGGAACGAATGCCGGCTAGCGCAGGCAACACCCACCTGCTGGGTTTTTGGCAGCCATAACCCAATGGATGTATATCGTTACTACCATTCTTCACAGATGGGCAAAGGTGTCATCGGCAATCCTTCCTCTTATGCCAATCCCAAGGTTGATATGTATATCGACCAGGCCTTGGCGGCTACCAGCAGTGATAAAGTTGACGAATACTGGCGCCTGGCTCAATGGGATGGAACTACCGGCATGAAAGAAGATTATCCTTATCTCTGGATCGCTAATACCCGTCTTACCTACTTTATTAAAGATGGGCTGGATATCGGCAAGCAAAGAGTTCATGTCAGAAGTCAGGGGATTCCTGTTGTCGAGAACCTGGCTGAGTGGTCATGGCAATAG
- a CDS encoding ABC transporter permease, with the protein MSTGTLKYWGMTLVRMTTLLIAISMVSFILIASSPIDPVDAYVGDLSVSEEQRNNIIAYWGLDKSPMERYLIWAGHLFEGDMGTSITYRQPVTEVIGERFKTSLALMGLAWVFSGIIGFLLGVVSGVRRGSGLDKAIKTFCLTLTATPIFWMGLLILMVFAVELQWFPLGLAAPIGKVAGEATLAERLYHLILPAFTLSITGVAPIALHTRQKIIDVMKSEYVLFARARGEKRWTAVRRHGIRNILLPAITLQFASFSELFGGSVLAEKVFSYPGLGNAATTAGLKGDMPLLLGVALFSAVFVFTGNFMANVIYGIVDPQIREGGKHG; encoded by the coding sequence ATGAGTACAGGCACCTTGAAATATTGGGGGATGACTCTTGTCAGGATGACGACCTTACTGATTGCCATTAGCATGGTTAGCTTTATCCTTATTGCTTCATCTCCCATAGATCCTGTTGATGCTTATGTCGGTGATTTAAGTGTCTCGGAGGAGCAGCGAAACAATATCATTGCTTACTGGGGGCTGGATAAATCGCCAATGGAGCGTTATCTCATCTGGGCCGGACACCTTTTCGAGGGGGATATGGGGACCTCGATTACCTATCGTCAGCCGGTGACCGAGGTAATCGGCGAACGGTTTAAAACCTCGCTGGCGCTAATGGGGCTTGCCTGGGTATTTTCCGGGATTATCGGCTTTCTTCTCGGTGTAGTCTCAGGTGTGCGCCGGGGCAGTGGGCTGGATAAGGCAATCAAAACTTTTTGTCTGACCTTGACGGCAACTCCTATTTTCTGGATGGGATTGCTGATATTAATGGTATTTGCCGTTGAACTCCAGTGGTTTCCGCTGGGGCTGGCGGCGCCCATCGGCAAAGTTGCCGGGGAGGCGACGCTGGCAGAAAGGCTGTATCACCTGATATTGCCGGCCTTCACGCTGAGCATTACCGGCGTGGCTCCGATTGCCCTGCATACCAGACAAAAGATTATTGATGTGATGAAAAGCGAATATGTGCTGTTTGCCAGAGCCAGAGGTGAAAAACGCTGGACCGCTGTCAGGCGTCACGGTATCCGCAATATTCTGCTGCCGGCCATTACGCTGCAGTTTGCTTCTTTCAGCGAGCTTTTTGGCGGCTCGGTGCTGGCGGAAAAGGTCTTTTCCTATCCGGGTCTGGGCAATGCGGCAACTACCGCCGGTCTCAAAGGAGATATGCCGCTGTTGTTGGGAGTGGCCCTGTTCAGTGCGGTATTTGTTTTTACCGGAAATTTTATGGCTAATGTGATTTATGGAATTGTAGATCCGCAAATCCGGGAAGGAGGCAAGCATGGATAA
- a CDS encoding ABC transporter permease — protein sequence MDKASTALMQSRKIRLNKRTQMVIVVGIALFFLAVVTLAGIFMDPLAYGADYSAKRLAPSSEHLFGTDYLGRDMFYRTVKGLSTSVLIGLLAAFISSIIALVLGILSATFGGKTDQFINWLVDLCMGVPHLILLILISIMLGGGVQGVVIGVAVTHWPNLTRVVRAEVMQIRSAHYVQVARKFGKSRWAIAKDHIIPHVFPQYIVGLILLFPHAILHEAGITFLGYGLPLDMPAIGIILSESMKHLATGMWWLAFFPGLALLLVVILFDTIGDYLKMLIDPFEAHE from the coding sequence ATGGATAAGGCTTCCACAGCACTTATGCAGTCCCGGAAAATCCGGTTGAATAAAAGAACCCAAATGGTGATTGTCGTCGGGATAGCCCTGTTTTTCCTGGCTGTGGTCACGCTTGCGGGAATTTTCATGGATCCCCTTGCTTATGGTGCTGATTATTCCGCCAAGCGTTTGGCACCTTCGTCAGAGCATCTTTTTGGCACCGATTACCTGGGACGGGATATGTTTTACCGAACGGTTAAGGGGCTTTCAACCAGTGTTTTGATTGGTCTCTTAGCAGCCTTTATCAGCTCCATTATCGCGCTGGTGCTTGGCATACTTTCAGCCACCTTTGGCGGTAAGACCGATCAGTTTATTAATTGGCTTGTCGACTTGTGCATGGGCGTACCTCACCTGATTCTGTTAATCCTAATTTCGATTATGCTGGGTGGCGGCGTCCAGGGGGTGGTTATTGGTGTCGCGGTGACACACTGGCCTAATCTGACCAGGGTGGTGCGGGCGGAAGTCATGCAGATCCGCTCGGCTCACTATGTGCAGGTTGCCCGGAAATTTGGCAAGAGCAGATGGGCCATTGCCAAAGATCATATTATACCTCATGTGTTTCCTCAGTATATAGTTGGGTTGATTCTTCTCTTTCCCCACGCCATTTTGCATGAAGCAGGCATCACCTTTCTCGGCTATGGCCTGCCGCTGGATATGCCGGCCATTGGCATTATTCTCTCAGAATCGATGAAACATCTGGCGACAGGCATGTGGTGGCTGGCTTTCTTCCCCGGGCTTGCCCTGCTGCTGGTGGTTATCCTGTTTGACACCATTGGTGATTACCTGAAAATGCTGATCGATCCTTTTGAAGCTCACGAATAA